The nucleotide window CAATGGACAATGGATAATGGACAATGGACAATGGACAATGGACAATGGATAATGAATAATTTTTTATTTGCTTAGTTTTTAATTATTCATTATGTATTTTTACAAATCGGCTATTTTACGCTTTAATCATTAATTATCAATTATCCATTGTTTAATGATCTTCGGCTGAATCTGGATCTAATTCCCAACGATTATCATCTCTTTTATTCAGGTTGTCTCTTACTCGTATGGGTTTATTATCATCGGTTTCTACTCCTACAGCAGTAGCTACATCTTCAACGATATTTTGTTCGGGAGTCGGGGCTAAACCTCCGATGGCTTCGTCTCCTACAACTTCTGCTTGATAATGATTCGCATCTAAATCATTGGCGGTTATGGTCATCCCGTCTTCTTCAATATAGTCTGATTCTTGTTCAAGCGCCTCATCTCCAAGATTATCATCCTCAATTTTTAATAAATTATCTTGAGACAGATTGTAAATGGTTTGTTCATCCATACTATTTCCTCCGAGAAAATTTATACAATGACGATATTTAAATAAATTGTCGTTTACGTTTACCTAAAAATGTTTTCCAGATTTGACCGATAATTAAAGGAATTAAACTCGCTCCTAAAATTAATCCCCATCCCTCTAACCCAGGATGCACTAACACTAAGACTTGGGCAATAGGAGGAACATACACCCCTATTAATAATAAGATAGAACATAAAACTAATGCTCCCCATATATAGGGATTTTGGGTGACTTCATTTCGGAATAGAGGAGAGTCATTATTCCGCATATTAAAAACGTGCCACAGTCGTCCAAATGCCAGAGTTAAAAAAGAAATTGTCACCGCTTTTTCAACTTCCATTTTAAACACTTGTAGGCATAGGGCAAAGATTCCTAAAATGGTCGCGCCAATAATGACCCCATAAATTACGATCGCCCACCAATGACGACGGGTAAGGATTTCTTCTTTGCTATCTCTGGGGGGATGTTCCATCCGTTTAGGACTGCCTTCCCCGACTCCTAACGCTAAAGCCGGAAACACATCATTAACCGCATTTAAAAAGAGAATTTGTAAGGGTAATAGAGGTAAAGGCGCATTGAGGGCAGACGCTACCGCTACCGCAATAATTTCTCCGGTATTTCCGGATAATAAATAAAAGGTAAATTTCCGAATATTTTCAAAGATTGCCCGCCCCTGTTCAATGGCTGCAATAATACTTGCAAAAGCGTCATCTTGTAGCACCATATCCGCCGCTTCTTTGGCCACTTCTGTTCCCCGTTGTCCCATCGCTACCCCAATATCGGCTTTTTTCAAGGCCGGAGCATCATTAACCCCGTCCCCAGTCATCGCAACGATCGCATTATGGCTTTGATGGAGGGCAATTAAATTTAATTTTTGTTCAGGACTCACCCGTGCAAAAATAGAAACCTGTTGTAAGTTCAGTTGTTCTTGCTCAGAAAGGTCTTCTAAAGGCTTTAAAACTTTCCCTAATTGAGGTTCTACTTCGTTTTCTTGGACTAATCCCACCGCAACCCCTATTCTACGGGCAGTTATAGGTAAATCTCCCGTGAGCATGATCACCCGGATACCGGCTTGATGACAGGCTTTAATCGCCTCTTTTACGTCCTCTCTGGGGGGATCTAGCAGTCCTACCACTCCCAAAAAGGTTAAGTCTTCGTAGGGTTCAGCCTCTTCTTGATTCACGGTTTTTTGTGCCAAGGCTAACAGACGTAACCCTTGTTCTGCCATTTGGGTGTATTCTTGTTCCCATCTTTTGCGATCTCGATCGCTAATTTTTTCAACCCCTTGGGGGGTCAGTTTTTGCGTACAGATGGGAAGAACGGACTCCGGAGCGCCTTTTACCGCGACTCGATAACCAGACTCAATATTATGATAAGTCGCCATCATGTTAGTTTCCGAATCAAAAGCCACTTCTTTTGCTTCAGGTTGTTTGTTAAGTAACTCTTCCCGTTTGAGTCCGGCTTTTGCTCCCGCGACTAATAGGGCGACTTCCATCGGATCACCAATACTGCTGTCAGTTTCTTCGTCGGGTAAATGAGCATTATTACATAAAATTCCCGCTTCTAAAATAGACCGCAAGACCTTATCCTCTGAGACATCGATCGAGTGATCCTCTCGGCTAAATTCCCCCGATAAAGATAACCCTTGTCCACTCACCTCAACCTTGCCCGTATCGACAAGAATTTCACTTACTGTCATGCGGTTTTCGGTTAAAGTCCCCGTTTTATCGGTGCAAATAATACTGGTTGCGCCTAGAGTTTCTACCGCAGACAGACGGTTAATAATGGCGTTACGTTTGGCCATGCGCCACATTCCTCTGGCTAGGGCTACGGTTGCTACGATCGGCAGTCCTTCAGGAACGGCAGCTACCGATAAAGCGATCGCCGTTTCTACCATTAGATAGAGATCTTTCCCCGCTAAGAGTCCCCCAACTACAATTAAGGTGGCAATAACTAAAGTAATCCAAATTAAGTTTTGTCCTAATCGATCTAATCGTTTTTCAAGGGGAGTAACTTCTTCTTCTGCTGAGGCGGTGAGTTGAGAAATATGACCTAATTCTGTATTCATGCCAATGGCGGCAACCACCCCCTCTCCTGTCCCACTGGTGATGGCCGTCCCTTTGAATACCATATTTTTCCGTTCCGCCAAGGGTAAATCTCCCTCGATGGGTTCGGTGGTTTTGGTAACAGGAACAGATTCACCCGTTAAAGGAGATTCATCAACTTGTAATTTAGACGCTTCTATAACGCGCAAATCTGCCGGGATTAAATCCCCTCCATTTAATAGCACAATATCCCCAGGAACTAATTCTTCTGCGGAAATTTCTTGGGGTTTAGCGTCTCGTCTAACGGTGGTTTTAGTGCGACTGAGTTGTTGCAAAGCTTCCATTGCTCGCGTTGCTTTGACTTCGGTAAAAAATCCGATCGCCGCATTGAGAATAATAGCGATAATAATAGCAATTGCTTCTACCCATTCTTGAAAGGCAAAAGATAATACCGCAGCAAGGGCTAATAATCCAATAATAGGACTTTTAAACTGTTCGATAAAAATTTGTTTAAGGCTACGGCCTTTAGTTTCTTGGAGTCGATTTTCTCCATATTTTTGTCTTCTCCTGTCAACTTCTGACGGGGTTAATCCTTGTTCTGGGTTGACTGAATAGGTATCAAGAATTTTTTCTGATGAATAAGCACTTATCTCTGTTGTATCGGGTAAATTTTCATTAGTCATTAGTTATTAGTCATTAGTTATTAGTCATTAGTTATTAGTCATTAGTTGTCATAGCAATTCTGAAAATTTTAACACCACAATCTTCTCGCTCAAATTGTAGGATGCGTCCGGTGACGCATCAAAGACTGTAGTTAGATTTGTCAGAAATGGTATTAGTAGAGACGTTGAATGGAACGTCTGTACATTAGTCATTAGTAAAATGGTGCGTTACGGCGGATTTTTAGCTCTTTTTGGAGTCAAATCAAAAAGGGTAGCCGCCTAACACACCCTACCTATATATTATTCTCTGTAAGTTGGGTGATAAGGATCGGTTGTTTCAGAAGGAAAATTAACCGGAGGATTATTATCTAGGGGAGTACCGGGACGAGTATTCGTTCTATAGTCAGTTGATTTTTTTCGAGGAATTAAACCACCTAAACCTAATAATCCTAATAAGCCTAACCAACCCCAATTAGAACGATCTTCTACTTCTTCGATTCTTCGATCTAATTGCTGTTGAGCTTGCACGACAGAAGCATCTATTTGTTCTTGAGCCGTTTGAACATAGTTCTGTATTTGTTGTTGTGCGGCTTCAATGGTTTGTTCGGTTTCTTGTTGAGCAGTTTCAACTCTTTGCTCTGCTGCTTCACCGGTTGCTTCTATTTCTGCTTGTGCGTCTTGTCCGGTTTGTTGGATGTTTTCTTGAGCTTCATTTAAATTTTCATTAGCCCCCGGTAGGTTTTCTCTTTGTAGGTTTTGATCGGTATCTTGTAAGTCTTCTTGAACAGGATTTACTCCGTTAGCAGGAGTTTGGGTTTGCTGGGCAAAAACGGCTGAAGAAACAGGAAAAGTCGTTAAACTAACCGCTACTGCCCCCGCACTAATCAGTTTAGATAAAGTAAATGTTTTCATGTTAAAACTCCTTAATTTAAAATTAATTAACTAACAACATTGACGGCAAAAAAATCTTGATGTAATTGTTTCAATTGAGACAGATACAATTGGTCTAATTGTTCGGCTACTCCATCCCAACTAAAATAAGATAAAACTCTTTTTTGTCCGGCTTTACCTAAAGTTTTAGCCCATGAAGGATCGGATAGAATTTGATTAATTCCATCAGCAAAAGCGACCTCATTTTTTGGCTCTACTAATAATCCGGTTTCTTGGGAAACAACGGTATATTTTAAACCTCCCACATCACTCGCTATGACGGGAATTCCGCTTGCCATTGCTTCAATTGCCACCAGTCCAAAGGGTTCATAGTGACTCGGAATAACGCAAACATCCGCCGCTGCGTAGTAATTAGGGAGTTCGCTTTGAGAAATTTGTCCGGGGAAAATCGTGATTTCTTCTAAACCCAACTCTTTAACAATGCTTTCTATGCGATCGCGTTCCCTTCCGTCTTTATGTCCGGGGCGACTGCCTCCAACAATGATTAATTTTAAGTTTTCAGGGTGGCGAACTTCGGAACGTCCAACCGCTCTGACTAAGGTTTCTATCCCTTTACGAGGATCAAAACGTCCCACATAGAGAATAACTTTAGCGTCGGGAGCAAACCCTAATTTTTCTCTAGCACTGTGACGCTCTGTGCTGGCAAAATGTTGGACGTTTGTCCCACAAGGAATCACGGTAATATTGCCTTGAGAAGACACTAGCGATCGCATATCCTCTTGTTCTTGGGGACTAGTAGCGACAATACAATCTGCTGTTTCTAAACAGGTTTTTTCTACAGATAAACGGGTATTGGCAATCAGAGGAATAGTTGTTACTGATCTATATTTAACTGCACCTAAAGAATGATAAGTATGAATCTGTCTGAATAAATGATGTTTATGGAGTTCTAAACCTACCCAAGCAGAAAGCCAGTAATTTGTATGAATTAAAGGATAGAGCGTTTGAGTTTGTCCTTGGAAATTTAAAAAACTTTTGACAAATTCGGGTAAATGGTCAAATAAACGATCGCGCTCAATAAATTTTTCTGGCCCTGCGCTTAAGCGAATCGTGCGACAATTAGAAGTATGTTCGACAATATTAGCTTGTTCGGGATGAATTTTCCGAGTAAACATATCTACTTGCCAGCCAAGTCTTCCTAACGCTTCTCCTACCTGTCTAACATATACATTTTGCCCTCCCGCTTCTTCTTTTCCTATTTCGATAGATGGGTCGCCATGAACCGAAATCAGAGCAATTTTACCCTTATTTTGGCTATACATAGATTTAAAAGGTTTAAGTTATATCTTTTTTTTTTCATCACCTTAACAATAAAATTAACTGTTGATTTATACATCCAACTGGAGAAATAAATTTAGTCACAATTAAATGAATTCTGTCCTTGAGATATAATTCTTTTGACTTATTTTTAAATCATTTTAATTTTTTTTGATTATATTAATAGATAAATAAAGAAAAGTAAAAAAATCCCCTAAACTTACTCAGTAGGGGATGAGGGTTGAATAGAGAGAGAGAATTACCACCAAATTCTGTTACCATCTTCGTCAACTCTCGCTTGACGGATCACATCAGAGATTTTTTCTGCATCTTTGACATGGTGTAAAGCTTCTTCGCTTCCGTCAGGGTTTTCTACCACAAAATAGGTAGGGACAGTGATATGACCCGTAAGATCCCAGCCATCGACGGCAACTTGTTTTGCTTTTTCTTCAATGGTTTGAGGTTCGTCACTAATGCGATCACCAGGGTTAGCGGTTAAATGTCCCGAATAACGTTCTTCGTCTTTAATAGGTTCTGGATTATCAACATTTTGTTTTATATCACTCATATAAAACTCCTATTTAATAAACTGTTTATATATTTTCATTACATCTTAATTTTTTCAGTTCTTCATCTTTAAATAGAAAGAAGATTATTTAACTGATTTTTCCGCCTCTAGAGATAATAACTGGGTTGACTATTTCTTTTGATATAATTCCAAATTGAGATATTCTTCAAATCATTTCTTCAGAAAGAGTCCATATTTTCAAAGATTCTCTAAACTAAGGATAATTAATTATAACTAGCTTTCATCAGTTATTTAACTCAACTATAGTTAGAACAAATTATGGTATTAATCAAGCCTTATCCCAATCAAGAGCCATTAAAAACGGAAGGAGCTTTAACCCAAGAATCTCAGATTAACTATTCCGATGATAATCAATTATTTTATTCCGATTGGGGAGAGAAGCTCAAAACCATGTATCCAAAAATAATTTTAGGGTTTTTAATGGGAATATGTATTAGCTTGATAGCTATTATTCTTTTAACCTATTACTCTCCCTTAATCGCTACTTTGGCGGGAGGAGGGATAGGAGCTACTTTAGTGGGATTAGGGGGAGCTATTTTGATGATTAATCCCAAAACAGAAGAAAATCAGCAAAATTTAACTAATAACCTCGAAGAAAATGATCATAGCTTTTTATCGTGGATTTATCCCCAAGAAATTGAACCCAAATTAAGAAAAACCTATTTAATTTTGATTGGTTTATTGCTGATTTGTTTCTTGATTGCCTTAATTATTCATTCTAGCAATAATTGGTTACAGGATTTTTCTTTAGATATCGCCTCAGAAATCATAGGAATTCTTTTAGTGATTTTTGCTGTAGATAGAGTGATAGATGCAGAAAGAGAGAAAAAGGATAAGAAAAAAGAAAGAGTTGCTATGCAACAAATAAAGCAACCAATTCTAGAACATTTTTCTGTTTTGATGGAAACTTTTAACAAAATTAAAACTGAGTGTAATAATTCTAATCTAGAGGATTTATCTAACATCTTTGACCGGTTAAATAATCAAGAATTATCGGATTTTTCTGGATCTCTCAAAAATCAAGATCATCTTTTATATTCAATTGAGAATGATAATATAGATTGGTTAGATTACTTATCTCAAGAATGTCGAACAACCCAAGAATCTCTGAATCGAACAGTAGAAAAATATTCCTTATTTTTACAACCTAGACTTTTACGAACTATTGAAGAATTTGTTAATTCCCCTTTTCTTCGCTTAATAGTCGATTATCAGGATAAATTAAAATCTGTAGATAAATTAGATAAATTTACACAGAATTATCAAGATTTGTTTGAAAATCCCGATTTTATCCTTTTACTCAAACAACATCTCATTAAATTCTTTAAATTAATTAAATTATTTAATAAAAATATTGACTAGACACAACTTGTATCCCATCAAATTTTTACAATTCAATTATATTGTAGGGTGGGCATTGCCCACCTTTTTAGTTAACACTTCGACAAGCTCAGTGCATCGCACTTAACAGTTAAGTACCTGGACTTCCATCTTTGTTAACTGTGAGATTAGGCAACAGGCAAAGAGCGCAACAGTCAAGGATAAGCTGTTACGATGCGTAAATTACTCATTAAGGTCTGGAGTAGGGAAAAGGGGAAGGGGGAAAAGTTTTAGGGTTTGTTTCCTAAGCTCATAATACCCAGTTGAAATGCACAGCAGCTTAGGAGGTGTTTTACACATCTATACACAGAGATATTTATTTATGTCCACCTACTTATTACCGATTATCAACTATCCATTATCCATTATCCATTATCCATTATCCATTAATAAAAAAGCCTGGCTATCGTACCAGACTCATGAAAAAAAACTCAGCTAGTTAGAAAAAAATGAAACTGTGAAATATAAAGACAATCTAATATCTAGTTTATTTTAGACAAGACCTTGACCTCTATGATAGCCACCTTCTTGATTAACTTCTTTTAGTTCTTGAACTCGTTCAGCTTTATCAGCTTCCTGTTCTTCTCTTAAGTCTCCAGGTTCGTTGACATACATTTCGGGTTCGATGGCAAAATTATTAAGCCGTCCTTCCCGATCTACGGTATAACCTCCAGTCGTATCGATGTCGCTACCTTCTTTTTCAGGTAATTTTTTAAAGTTTTCTCCTTCTCTATCCATGCGAGCGGCTGACTCAGCATCGATAAGATGTCTATCATAACTCGGGCCAGATTTAGCATCTGTACTCATGTAACTATTCCTCCTATGTAACAATATTTTTTAACAAACAGGTTTAATGGGATTTTTTAGTTTTTTACCGATCAGCTTTAGGAATAAAGTCAGATTTATCAACTTTAGGCACAACATCAGGACGTTCTTTATCTTCCCATCCGGGTGGGCGTTTTGAATTGTACCAAGCAATAGATCCAATAGTAGCAGCAGCAATAAAACCAGCAATTAATGCTATAGTTGCAGAATAAGGAAAGTGAGGTGCATTTGCTGGACTGGTGGTAACATCAGATACCGCAAATAAAAGATTTATCATTTATTTCGACCTCTGTCAATTAATTTTCTATCTTTCATTTATATTAAAAATAAATCCATAACAAATACATCTACCTTTAGTTACTGTTTGGGATCGACTCGATTTCTCAGGGTTCTCTGTCGAAAGGCTTAGATCATTTCAAGAAATTAAATATTTCCAGTGGCAGATGATATCTATGTTTAATTTTATTAAGCTAAAAGATACATATTTCTATATTTTATTTAGGTAAAAAAATCAAATTTATTATGGATATTATTCGTATTATTTGTGCGATCTTCTTACCTCCCCTCGGAGTTTTTCTTCAAGTCGGGATAGGCCCTGATTTTTGGATCAATATTTTATTAACATTGCTAGGCTATATACCGGGTATTGTTCACGCCATCTGGGTTATCGCTAGAAAGTAAAGTCTATAAATTAAGCACATTTTTAATTAATCCTAACGAAAAACCCTAATGTTATCTTTAACTCAAAATACCTCTCGACAACGGGAAATCCTAGAAGTTGTTTTTCGCAATGGTTGGGATTATATGCGAAGTGTACTGACTGGCACATCTGCTGATGAACCCCAACTTCCTCCCCCAGAGGTGCTGCGTAAAATCTTAGTCGAACTTGGGCCAGTTTATGTTAAATTGGGTCAATTGCTTTCAACTCGTCCCGATCTTCTGCCTAAATCTTATATTGAGGCTTTATCGGATTTACAGGCTAATGTTCCTCCGGTTCAATGGATTGAAATAGTCTCACTTTTAGAACAAGAATTACCTCAACCTCCTAAAGAAATATTTAGGGCAATCGATCAAGAATCTGTGGCGGCTGGCTCAATTGCACAGGTTCATTGGGCTACCTTAAAAAATGGAGAAAAAGTAGCAGTTAAAATCCAACGTCCGGGTATTGATGTCATTGTCGATCAAGATATTTCTGTCATTAAAAATATTGCTGAATTAGTGGCTTTAACTGACTTTGGCAAAGATTTTGATATTGTTGCTTTAGCTGAGGAATTTACTAATGCGATTAGAGTTGAATTAAACTTTACTACCGAAGCCTATTATACTGAACAACTCCGACAAAATCTTTCTAAAAGTCGTTGGTTTGATCCCGATCGGGTTGTCATTCCTAAAGTTTATTGGGACTTAACGACTCCTAAAATTTTAGTCTTAGAATGGCTGGATGGTGTCCCTTTATTAAAATCAAAACTCGCCAAAACTGAGTCTAGTCATAAATATCAAAAACAACGACGAGAGATTACTACTCTACTATTTCGGGCATTTTTTCAGCAAATCTATATTGATGGTTTTTTCCATGCCGATCCTCATCCAGGTAATATATTTTACCTTAGAGATGGTCGAGTAGCTCTCCTAGATTGTGGGATGGTCGGACGTTTAGATCCTCGCACTCAACAAATTTTAACAGAAATGTTGCTGGCGATCGTTGATATTGATGCTCAACGTTGTACCCAATTAACGTTAGAATTATCCGAGTCTGGGCAACCTCCTAGTTTAGCTCGATTTCAAAATGATTATGACCAAATGCTTAGGAAATATTATAACCTGAGTATTGCTCAAATTAATTTTAGTGAAGTGTTTTACGAGACTCTACAAATTGCCCGGAATAATCGTATCCGCTTACCTAGAAATATGGGGCTATATTCAAAAACCTTAGCTAATTTAGAAGGGGTGAGTCGAAGTTTTGACCCAGAAGTCAATCTATTAGATGAAATTAAACCCTTAATGACCGATTTATTTCGTCGTCAATTATTTGGAGATAATCCGGTTGAAACTTTTTTAAGGACTGCCTTAGATATAAAAAGTCTTTCTTTGCGATCGCCGCGTCAATTTGAACAATTTTTAGACCGTTTGACTTCTGAAACCCTGAAATGGAATGTTAATCTAAAAGAGCTTGATGGGTTACGTCGTAGTTTAGATGATTCAGCAAATCGTGTTGCTTTTAGTATTGTGGTTGGCGCTTTAATTATGGGAGCGGCTAATATTTCTAGTGGTTCTCAAACGGCTCAATTATCTCTCATTAGTAATATTTTATTTGCTACAGCTAGTTTATTAGGATTGTGGCTCATTATTAGTATTCTCCGTTCAGGACATTTGAAATAAACTATCAGTTTTTTGTTTGGGTGGGCAATGCCCACCTTAATCTTGTATGATACAAAAGTTAAATATATTAAAAAATCCTCAAGTTACTTATACTACTGATTGGTGGGCTAAAATTGTCGCTATTATCGCCCTCATTAATTTTAGTTTAGTCCTATTTAATTTTAGTTATCTTCCCTTGAGAAGTAGTTATCTGAAAACTATTCCCGCTATTGTTTCTATATACGATCCCGTTAAAGGAATTCAACCTCATACAGAAATCAATGATTATCTAACCCAAGTCGATCTTTTAACCGAATATATTAATCAACAAGGGTTAGAAGGAAATGCTACAGAGCAACTTATTCAAAACTTACGACAAAAAAGTCTAATCCTGATTAATGACCCTTCTTTTTTAAGTTTTCATCAATTAGGAATACTCGCTAAACTCAAATATCAAATCCAAACTCATACCCATACTTTATCAGCTAATTTAGCTTTTAATCAGTTTTGGAATCGAGAACATTTAGCTGAAGTCGGAGTCCAACAAGAACTAGATTTTTTTAATCGCAAAATCCGACCTCTTTTAGAGATTACTTACTTTCGTGCCATTGATAATCAAGGTAACTTGATTGATAATTTTGGTAAAATAGATCTCTTTTTTATAATTTTCTTTGCTTTAGAATTTCTGCGAAAATCTATTTTATGTTCTCGGCAAAAACCCGAACAACCCATCGGAAAAATTATGTTAAGACGTTGGTATGAAGGCTTTTTTTTCTTACCTTTTTGGCGTGAATTTAGATTTATTCCTTTAATGGTGAAGTTACATCAATCTCATTTAGTTAATTTAGAATGGTTTTTAGGACAATTGGTTTATGAACCGGCGGCTTATTTATCCGATCGGATTTCTAACTTTTTGATGGTAAGATTAATTAATCAAACTAAAACCGCTCTAGTCACCGGAGAAATTACCAGAGCTTTACTAGAACCTAAACCTTATATCAAAGTCAATTCAGTTGACAAAGTCGATGCTATAGTAAATCGGTTTTTGCGGTTAACCATTTATAAAGTTTTGCCCAAACTTCAGCCAGATTTAGAAGCTTTATTACGGTATAGCTTAAAAGAAGCAGTCACCCAATCTAATTTTTATCAAGGATTACAAACTGTTCCAGGAATAGAAGCTTTTCCTACAGAAGTCATAGAACAATTAGCGGATTATTTAGCGACAGGATCGGTTGATATTATTACTAAATTTTATGCTGATATTAAAGGAAGAGAATTATTTGATGATCTCTCGCAAAATTTTAAAAAAGCTTTGGAAAAAGAGTTAAAAGATACTATCAATCAAGCTGAATTACAATCTCTCTTATCTGATTTATTAGAAGAAATCAAAATTAATTATGTACAGCGCTCAACTCAAGATAATCCTGAAGCTATTTTAGACGAAGCCGAAAAAATTCGTTATGGTGCTTCCCTACAATCTCAAAATTAAATACCTGGACAAAAGAAAAGTTACAGCAAACGCCA belongs to Gloeothece citriformis PCC 7424 and includes:
- a CDS encoding DUF1097 domain-containing protein, which translates into the protein MVLIKPYPNQEPLKTEGALTQESQINYSDDNQLFYSDWGEKLKTMYPKIILGFLMGICISLIAIILLTYYSPLIATLAGGGIGATLVGLGGAILMINPKTEENQQNLTNNLEENDHSFLSWIYPQEIEPKLRKTYLILIGLLLICFLIALIIHSSNNWLQDFSLDIASEIIGILLVIFAVDRVIDAEREKKDKKKERVAMQQIKQPILEHFSVLMETFNKIKTECNNSNLEDLSNIFDRLNNQELSDFSGSLKNQDHLLYSIENDNIDWLDYLSQECRTTQESLNRTVEKYSLFLQPRLLRTIEEFVNSPFLRLIVDYQDKLKSVDKLDKFTQNYQDLFENPDFILLLKQHLIKFFKLIKLFNKNID
- a CDS encoding ABC1 kinase family protein, which encodes MLSLTQNTSRQREILEVVFRNGWDYMRSVLTGTSADEPQLPPPEVLRKILVELGPVYVKLGQLLSTRPDLLPKSYIEALSDLQANVPPVQWIEIVSLLEQELPQPPKEIFRAIDQESVAAGSIAQVHWATLKNGEKVAVKIQRPGIDVIVDQDISVIKNIAELVALTDFGKDFDIVALAEEFTNAIRVELNFTTEAYYTEQLRQNLSKSRWFDPDRVVIPKVYWDLTTPKILVLEWLDGVPLLKSKLAKTESSHKYQKQRREITTLLFRAFFQQIYIDGFFHADPHPGNIFYLRDGRVALLDCGMVGRLDPRTQQILTEMLLAIVDIDAQRCTQLTLELSESGQPPSLARFQNDYDQMLRKYYNLSIAQINFSEVFYETLQIARNNRIRLPRNMGLYSKTLANLEGVSRSFDPEVNLLDEIKPLMTDLFRRQLFGDNPVETFLRTALDIKSLSLRSPRQFEQFLDRLTSETLKWNVNLKELDGLRRSLDDSANRVAFSIVVGALIMGAANISSGSQTAQLSLISNILFATASLLGLWLIISILRSGHLK
- a CDS encoding glycosyltransferase family 4 protein; this translates as MYSQNKGKIALISVHGDPSIEIGKEEAGGQNVYVRQVGEALGRLGWQVDMFTRKIHPEQANIVEHTSNCRTIRLSAGPEKFIERDRLFDHLPEFVKSFLNFQGQTQTLYPLIHTNYWLSAWVGLELHKHHLFRQIHTYHSLGAVKYRSVTTIPLIANTRLSVEKTCLETADCIVATSPQEQEDMRSLVSSQGNITVIPCGTNVQHFASTERHSAREKLGFAPDAKVILYVGRFDPRKGIETLVRAVGRSEVRHPENLKLIIVGGSRPGHKDGRERDRIESIVKELGLEEITIFPGQISQSELPNYYAAADVCVIPSHYEPFGLVAIEAMASGIPVIASDVGGLKYTVVSQETGLLVEPKNEVAFADGINQILSDPSWAKTLGKAGQKRVLSYFSWDGVAEQLDQLYLSQLKQLHQDFFAVNVVS
- a CDS encoding cation-translocating P-type ATPase, whose translation is MTNENLPDTTEISAYSSEKILDTYSVNPEQGLTPSEVDRRRQKYGENRLQETKGRSLKQIFIEQFKSPIIGLLALAAVLSFAFQEWVEAIAIIIAIILNAAIGFFTEVKATRAMEALQQLSRTKTTVRRDAKPQEISAEELVPGDIVLLNGGDLIPADLRVIEASKLQVDESPLTGESVPVTKTTEPIEGDLPLAERKNMVFKGTAITSGTGEGVVAAIGMNTELGHISQLTASAEEEVTPLEKRLDRLGQNLIWITLVIATLIVVGGLLAGKDLYLMVETAIALSVAAVPEGLPIVATVALARGMWRMAKRNAIINRLSAVETLGATSIICTDKTGTLTENRMTVSEILVDTGKVEVSGQGLSLSGEFSREDHSIDVSEDKVLRSILEAGILCNNAHLPDEETDSSIGDPMEVALLVAGAKAGLKREELLNKQPEAKEVAFDSETNMMATYHNIESGYRVAVKGAPESVLPICTQKLTPQGVEKISDRDRKRWEQEYTQMAEQGLRLLALAQKTVNQEEAEPYEDLTFLGVVGLLDPPREDVKEAIKACHQAGIRVIMLTGDLPITARRIGVAVGLVQENEVEPQLGKVLKPLEDLSEQEQLNLQQVSIFARVSPEQKLNLIALHQSHNAIVAMTGDGVNDAPALKKADIGVAMGQRGTEVAKEAADMVLQDDAFASIIAAIEQGRAIFENIRKFTFYLLSGNTGEIIAVAVASALNAPLPLLPLQILFLNAVNDVFPALALGVGEGSPKRMEHPPRDSKEEILTRRHWWAIVIYGVIIGATILGIFALCLQVFKMEVEKAVTISFLTLAFGRLWHVFNMRNNDSPLFRNEVTQNPYIWGALVLCSILLLIGVYVPPIAQVLVLVHPGLEGWGLILGASLIPLIIGQIWKTFLGKRKRQFI
- the psb35 gene encoding photosystem II assembly protein Psb35, whose translation is MINLLFAVSDVTTSPANAPHFPYSATIALIAGFIAAATIGSIAWYNSKRPPGWEDKERPDVVPKVDKSDFIPKADR
- a CDS encoding DUF6335 family protein, with the protein product MDEQTIYNLSQDNLLKIEDDNLGDEALEQESDYIEEDGMTITANDLDANHYQAEVVGDEAIGGLAPTPEQNIVEDVATAVGVETDDNKPIRVRDNLNKRDDNRWELDPDSAEDH
- a CDS encoding YqaE/Pmp3 family membrane protein yields the protein MDIIRIICAIFLPPLGVFLQVGIGPDFWINILLTLLGYIPGIVHAIWVIARK